From one Culex quinquefasciatus strain JHB chromosome 3, VPISU_Cqui_1.0_pri_paternal, whole genome shotgun sequence genomic stretch:
- the LOC6045233 gene encoding uncharacterized protein LOC6045233 has product MTSRNWWTILGPATVVTVIAFVLIDRGAALDCHFCIGIDACNYTAEVNRSLAEIDDKVVSCTAELVHLTNESLAGFMPTLRWTPVRSTDEFQCVHVRATSLADITFLFIRGCTYATNNQSFCDLRHSSFQGRRECVACDDADSCNDVPSSATRSWIAWLTTITAMLIAASTAAVNR; this is encoded by the exons ATGACGTCACGAAACTGGTGGACCATTTTGGGCCCGGCGACAGTGGTCACTGTGATCGCGTTTGTGCTTATCGATCgag GGGCGGCCTTGGATTGCCATTTCTGCATCGGGATCGACGCCTGCAACTACACCGCTGAAGTGAATCGGTCGTTGGCCGAGATCGACGACAAGGTCGTTAGCTGTACGGCTGAGCTGGTGCATCTGACAAACGAGTCCCTGGCGGGGTTCATGCCGACACTGCGCTGGACGCCGGTGCGCAGTACCGACGAGTTCCAGTGTGTACACGTGCGAGCGACGTCCCTAGCGGACATCACGTTCCTGTTCATCCGGGGTTGCACCTACGCGACCAACAATCAATCGTTCTGTGATCTACGGCATTCCAGCTTCCAGGGAAGGCGCGAGTGTGTGGCCTGTGACGATGCCGATAGCTGCAATGACGTCCCAAGTAGCGCCACCAGATCTTGGATTGCCTGGCTTACTACGATTACCGCAATGCTCATTGCAGCAAGCACTGCC
- the LOC6045235 gene encoding uncharacterized protein LOC6045235: protein MESLERKYIQQFVSSSVATEVKNRLTKCYDRLLRAGTELGAPQSGTFYEIRSRGEIQAFLTAICSPTEVDPLLDVNSSRVTEWRALALRKLSSSLVGTRMMLVPLVFVSLETHQKYRIYESLLVKSVTAGSDVTFYDMKGRRFWRFDQFLDGGGFPYGILCYSGSNGSLEYQIVGMKSVVTRTTDALFGTLSIIGSVGLIFASESLALPIGLGTTLSNIYLVARGIYNFLRVEHHSDLNPVRTTSINLLLAALNFICIGLVSMPCVVGPFQGLSASQITLLGGCAISSFFWMMQNQLNMSIGYW from the exons ATGGAGTCACTGGAGCGTAAATACATCCAGCAGTTCGTGTCCTCCAGTGTGGCAACGGAAGTAAAAAACAGACTAACCAAATGCTACGATCGGCTGCTACGAGCCGGGACCGAACTTGGAGCTCCTCAGTCTGGAACATTCTACGAAATACGTTCAAGAGGTGAAATTCAAGCATTTCTAACTGCGATCTGCTCGCCGACGGAAGTGGACCCTCTGCTGGATGTCAATTCTTCACGCGTCACCGAATGGAGAGCGCTGGCGCTGAGAAAATTGTCGAGTTCCCTCGTCGGGACTCGAATGATGCTGGTTCCGCTGGTGTTTGTTTCGCTGGAGACGCACCAAAAGTACCGGATCTACGAATCCTTGCTGGTGAAGTCAGTGACCGCGGGGAGTGATGTGACGTTCTACGACATGAAAGGTCGCCGCTTTTGGCGGTTTGATCAGTTTCTCGACGGCGGTGGCTTCCCGTATGGCATACTGTGCTACTCGGGATCGAACGGGTCGCTGGAGTACCAGATTGTTGGAATGAAGTCGGTCGTTACAAGGACGACCGACGCGCTGTTTGGTACTTTGAGTATCATCGGAAGTGTTGGGCTGATTTTTGCGTCCGAATCTTTGGCGTTGCCGATTGGGTTAGGAACAACTTTGTCCAACATCTATCTGGTAGCCAGAGGAATCTACAATTTTCTTCGAGTGGAGCATCATAGCGACTTAAATCCG GTACGAACCACTTCGATCAACCTGCTGCTAGCGGCACTAAATTTTATCTGCATTGGATTGGTGTCTATGCCCTGCGTCGTGGGACCATTTCAGGGATTAAGCGCGTCACAGATTACGCTTCTGGGAGGTTGCGCAATATCAAGCTTCTTCTGGATGATGCAAAACCAGCTGAATATGTCCATCGGATATTGGTGA